One window of Thermoplasma sp. Kam2015 genomic DNA carries:
- a CDS encoding Rieske 2Fe-2S domain-containing protein has translation MVDDPGRRNFIKAMGIISIAAVAGLSLRSLIQNIIPPQEVTSSTFPTLTLVDSKTGQPVKTSDLTVNSPDIVVFNYPLQNEPNFLLRLGNANGQDVAIKPVTVKIPATGQTYTSPGGVGPYKSVVASSAICQHLGCVPPEIHYYPPGTSIPNTSISGSSNHGLVHCNCHGSTYDPLNGFSVVTGPTTHPLPSVVLSYDASSDTYKAVSMVGPTIYGHSSDLSGGTAISGTSTDVVNEGVPST, from the coding sequence GTGGTTGATGATCCAGGGCGCAGGAATTTTATAAAAGCAATGGGTATAATTTCCATAGCAGCTGTGGCTGGACTTTCTCTGAGAAGCCTCATTCAAAACATCATACCACCACAGGAGGTAACGTCATCCACGTTCCCCACGTTGACTCTGGTCGATAGCAAGACAGGACAGCCCGTAAAAACAAGCGATCTGACTGTGAATTCGCCAGATATAGTGGTATTCAACTATCCGTTGCAGAATGAACCAAATTTTCTGCTCAGGCTCGGCAATGCAAACGGCCAGGACGTGGCGATAAAGCCAGTCACCGTAAAGATACCCGCTACGGGGCAGACGTATACCTCGCCGGGAGGTGTAGGTCCATACAAATCCGTCGTAGCTTCAAGCGCAATATGCCAGCATCTCGGCTGCGTACCACCAGAGATCCACTACTATCCGCCAGGCACATCTATACCTAATACCAGCATATCTGGATCCTCTAACCATGGCCTCGTACACTGCAATTGCCACGGGAGCACATATGATCCTCTGAACGGTTTTTCTGTCGTCACCGGTCCTACTACTCATCCTCTTCCAAGTGTTGTGCTCTCATATGATGCATCCAGTGACACCTATAAGGCTGTATCCATGGTGGGCCCCACTATTTACGGTCACAGCAGCGACCTCTCAGGGGGAACCGCAATATCTGGAACAAGTACCGATGTTGTGAATGAAGGAGTACCTTCTACATGA
- a CDS encoding YceI family protein encodes MESRTCNYVLSLERSQINFTITHLVLSKVSGQFRNFSGCLSLNDEEFVDRALLRIDVSSVQTGNSVRDRNLMKKGYFNTSEYRYIEAEAREVDLKQLPSKPVNFNIRIKEIEEIVPLNVLIISVNREKIELRITGKIRTQDFGLRWQSPLKPGLMIGSEANLSIFLSFFRGEIIPENLGNTPSLSSSTRASSHRR; translated from the coding sequence ATGGAATCCCGGACATGCAATTATGTTCTTAGCTTAGAAAGATCTCAGATAAATTTCACGATCACACACCTTGTCCTGTCAAAGGTGTCCGGGCAATTCCGGAATTTCTCGGGCTGCCTATCTTTGAACGATGAGGAGTTTGTGGATAGAGCTTTGCTCAGGATCGATGTCTCCAGCGTTCAGACGGGAAACAGTGTTAGGGACAGGAACCTGATGAAGAAGGGCTATTTCAACACCTCAGAATACAGATATATAGAAGCCGAAGCCAGAGAAGTAGATCTAAAGCAGCTCCCAAGCAAACCCGTCAACTTCAACATCAGGATAAAGGAGATTGAAGAGATCGTGCCCTTAAATGTTCTTATCATATCGGTCAACAGGGAAAAGATAGAACTCAGAATAACCGGAAAAATAAGAACTCAGGATTTTGGGCTGAGATGGCAATCTCCACTTAAGCCGGGATTGATGATAGGATCTGAGGCAAATCTTAGCATCTTCCTTTCATTCTTCAGAGGGGAGATCATCCCAGAGAATCTCGGAAATACTCCATCACTATCTTCTTCAACCCGCGCCTCATCACATCGGAGATAG
- a CDS encoding helix-turn-helix domain-containing protein produces MKANSPSIEAIIEVEREDCWVTNLVLDRDPKAVIERLRIGENTTIHLVKPSIDRRTLFNEIKKYPGYVLKANLSGKDSIWAEGKSCSSCRILESFNLMVMGGKSIGFDKVRYRIIAPTKAEFNRALKKLKDEELNAVVITTNEYSKNDLTPREREVIMSALKLGYFDIDRQISMKDLAKSFGIKTSSISDVMRRGLKKIVMEYFRDSLG; encoded by the coding sequence TTGAAAGCAAACAGTCCATCGATAGAAGCTATTATAGAAGTGGAGAGGGAAGACTGCTGGGTCACGAATCTTGTCCTGGATAGGGATCCCAAAGCTGTGATAGAGAGGCTTCGCATAGGCGAAAACACAACGATACACCTAGTAAAGCCGTCTATAGATCGACGTACGCTCTTCAATGAGATAAAAAAATATCCTGGTTATGTCCTGAAGGCAAACCTGAGCGGCAAAGATTCCATATGGGCTGAGGGAAAAAGCTGTTCGTCCTGCCGCATCCTTGAATCGTTTAATCTGATGGTGATGGGTGGAAAATCCATAGGTTTTGATAAGGTCAGATACAGGATAATCGCCCCTACAAAAGCCGAATTCAATCGGGCGCTCAAAAAATTGAAGGATGAAGAGCTGAACGCTGTTGTTATCACGACGAACGAGTACTCAAAGAATGATCTCACGCCCAGAGAAAGGGAGGTTATAATGAGCGCCCTTAAGCTTGGATATTTTGATATCGATAGGCAGATCTCCATGAAGGATCTGGCCAAGAGCTTCGGAATAAAAACCTCCTCTATCTCCGATGTGATGAGGCGCGGGTTGAAGAAGATAGTGATGGAGTATTTCCGAGATTCTCTGGGATGA
- a CDS encoding enoyl-CoA hydratase/isomerase family protein — protein MNDIRVRGYKSISFWQEEGIGLIVIRSDTKGNFDLNTLDEMIAAFGIAAMDESVHSVALTGMNNIFAKKLLISSITNSEIYRMMQSSSSLISMIYSFQKPVFAILNGDAVDEGYEIALLADRIIAADDIKVGFDQGYEFKIGGSFTSLRMKKTEISGPLEGINVDTVLRHENLLETSKEIIKKDHDTNYSIRRRQRYHDITELINLEKLYYYENYLSRS, from the coding sequence ATGAATGATATCAGGGTGAGAGGATATAAGAGTATTTCATTCTGGCAGGAGGAAGGAATCGGTCTGATCGTTATCAGAAGCGACACGAAGGGGAATTTTGATTTAAACACGCTTGATGAGATGATCGCAGCCTTTGGCATAGCAGCCATGGATGAGAGCGTGCATTCAGTAGCGCTGACTGGTATGAATAACATATTTGCCAAAAAGCTTTTGATCAGCAGCATCACCAATAGTGAAATTTACAGGATGATGCAGTCCTCTTCGTCACTCATCTCGATGATCTATTCCTTTCAGAAACCAGTTTTCGCCATACTTAATGGAGACGCTGTGGATGAAGGCTATGAGATTGCGCTTCTTGCCGATAGAATAATAGCTGCAGACGATATAAAGGTCGGATTCGATCAGGGTTACGAATTCAAGATAGGAGGTTCTTTCACTTCACTAAGGATGAAGAAGACAGAAATATCAGGACCATTGGAAGGTATAAATGTTGACACCGTGCTGAGACACGAAAATCTTCTTGAAACCTCAAAGGAGATCATCAAGAAGGATCATGATACAAATTACTCCATAAGAAGGAGACAGAGATATCACGACATAACTGAACTCATAAATCTAGAGAAGCTGTACTATTATGAAAATTACCTCAGCAGATCCTGA
- a CDS encoding 4Fe-4S binding protein — protein MNILIDLGIELSMSLFFFYLFYRMAKKTTSGVLEIFLEAMMLSMFAGLTIYYQWPMTFLTASAAVDSPMVIMGVAAVWAYSKRYSTITLTRYPAFITLLIANEVLMAYFLMIVTYPNLSGYGSFYVLSHAISSYLFVLSMEIEMILSIIFLEMDRIKRIIFSGIAFSGMFNPFILPGRIFPIYGTAYIAIIMVVFMAILFEFIALKFDTMNHFRITIITIFFGLMAFSSLGLFLSLILNSHIFLIIFGISMLAQMAFYFHYLFAPDKSKGSIGWSNNRYHMFYVLLFSFVAEWFISAALDSILGGVHGVPAFLNSFGTGTGSSIIQSIFNVILIFGSVTNSYVFLIIMGIEMASLVIVRIGRLRWREKRWNLTFALIAYALYTVYFPNFVDPKYYETIPLWGNIGSLGPVYPDMLAALIGSYALYAVLALLFGRRSYCSTLCPSAVMYGGTLGQAMIKYNYSAPASRKHIGSKFKESLYPVIGSSWILILIAAYLSYLSSTGSHNFDLFGVDPAILYSVAVWNVLWYVFFMSIPIVGMSPCRRYGWCTTGTFVGFFSKIGFFRLKVHDPSQCVRCETKACVTACEVGAGDLAGQFIKQGYFKSSKCVGSGSCVLACPYDNIYFYDVRNAMHDFIKKFRKK, from the coding sequence ATGAACATCCTGATTGATCTGGGCATAGAGCTTTCGATGTCTCTCTTCTTCTTCTATCTGTTCTATAGGATGGCGAAGAAGACCACAAGCGGTGTACTCGAAATATTCCTGGAAGCAATGATGCTTTCCATGTTCGCTGGCCTCACCATATATTATCAGTGGCCGATGACATTCTTAACAGCCTCCGCAGCTGTTGATTCACCCATGGTCATCATGGGGGTCGCAGCCGTATGGGCCTATTCTAAAAGATATTCCACCATAACTCTCACAAGATACCCCGCATTCATAACTCTTCTGATCGCTAACGAGGTTCTTATGGCGTACTTTCTTATGATCGTAACGTACCCGAATCTCTCCGGATACGGATCCTTCTATGTTCTTTCCCACGCCATAAGCAGTTATCTATTCGTTCTGTCCATGGAGATAGAGATGATCCTTTCCATAATTTTCCTTGAAATGGATCGGATCAAGAGGATAATCTTTTCTGGCATCGCGTTTTCAGGCATGTTCAATCCATTCATACTGCCTGGCAGAATCTTTCCCATTTACGGAACAGCGTATATCGCCATTATCATGGTCGTATTCATGGCCATACTCTTCGAATTCATCGCCCTGAAATTCGATACGATGAATCATTTCAGAATCACTATCATAACGATCTTTTTCGGGCTCATGGCGTTTTCATCCTTAGGCCTGTTTCTGTCCCTTATATTGAATTCCCACATTTTCCTGATTATTTTCGGCATTTCAATGCTTGCGCAGATGGCATTCTATTTCCATTATCTCTTTGCCCCGGATAAAAGCAAAGGCAGCATTGGCTGGTCCAACAACAGATACCATATGTTCTATGTGCTTTTGTTCTCGTTCGTTGCCGAGTGGTTCATTTCAGCTGCTCTTGACTCCATCCTTGGAGGGGTTCATGGTGTTCCGGCATTCCTGAACTCATTCGGCACTGGCACCGGTTCCAGCATAATTCAGTCTATATTCAACGTTATACTCATCTTCGGTTCTGTTACAAATTCATACGTATTTCTAATAATAATGGGAATCGAAATGGCTTCACTGGTCATCGTACGCATCGGCAGGCTAAGATGGAGAGAGAAGAGATGGAATTTGACATTCGCACTGATAGCGTATGCTCTGTACACCGTTTATTTTCCTAATTTTGTCGATCCCAAATATTATGAGACAATCCCACTCTGGGGCAATATTGGCAGTCTTGGTCCAGTATATCCTGACATGCTGGCCGCTCTCATAGGCAGCTACGCGCTCTATGCTGTTCTTGCGCTTTTGTTTGGAAGAAGGAGCTACTGCAGCACCCTATGTCCTTCTGCGGTCATGTATGGCGGTACGCTAGGACAGGCCATGATAAAGTACAATTATTCTGCTCCCGCCAGCAGGAAACATATAGGCAGCAAGTTCAAGGAGTCGCTGTACCCCGTCATCGGATCTTCATGGATATTGATACTCATAGCAGCTTATCTCTCATATCTCTCAAGCACAGGTTCGCATAACTTCGATCTGTTTGGAGTGGACCCAGCAATTCTTTATTCAGTGGCTGTATGGAACGTCTTGTGGTACGTATTCTTCATGAGCATACCAATTGTGGGCATGAGTCCATGCAGGAGATACGGCTGGTGCACCACAGGAACATTCGTTGGGTTTTTCAGTAAAATTGGATTTTTCAGGCTCAAGGTACATGATCCATCCCAGTGCGTCAGATGCGAAACGAAGGCCTGCGTCACTGCATGCGAAGTTGGAGCTGGGGATCTGGCCGGGCAGTTCATAAAGCAGGGCTATTTCAAGAGTTCTAAGTGTGTTGGTTCAGGATCGTGCGTACTCGCATGCCCATACGATAACATCTACTTTTATGATGTAAGAAATGCCATGCATGACTTCATAAAGAAATTCAGGAAAAAGTAG
- a CDS encoding EF-Tu/IF-2/RF-3 family GTPase, protein MYHFNVFAYGVEDILREISKKGTESDIRLYNRKEEDGVMTFIEPIKYPDKISSLTDSIYPTDIFIINGDNLDKYFAETVIALDLFGKRRGIIVAQEDKQNTIRKLLKDTQLQPEFFSGRPMEIIDKIKAINIERSDQGSLVVIDHYFKVKSVGTVVLGFVLSGKIKKHQDLYLSEINRQVQIRSIQVNDVDFEEAEAGTRVGLALKNVEVEELSRGMFLSDKPFEYTNQVEDNVVFHKSLKGKDTLSDPYISDLMNFVKCNAEGDSYTTRLKIPIIKDSLILADQNGFPRVVGYSKIRR, encoded by the coding sequence ATGTATCATTTCAACGTATTTGCCTATGGTGTTGAGGATATACTCCGTGAGATCTCAAAGAAGGGGACGGAGAGCGATATAAGACTTTACAATCGAAAGGAAGAGGACGGAGTCATGACGTTCATAGAACCGATAAAATATCCAGATAAGATCTCCTCACTAACCGATTCCATATACCCAACGGACATCTTTATCATCAACGGGGACAATCTGGACAAGTACTTTGCGGAGACGGTCATCGCTCTTGATCTGTTCGGCAAGAGAAGAGGTATAATAGTTGCACAGGAGGATAAGCAGAACACCATAAGGAAGCTCCTGAAGGATACTCAGCTTCAGCCGGAGTTCTTTTCTGGCAGGCCCATGGAGATAATAGATAAGATAAAGGCCATAAACATAGAAAGAAGTGATCAGGGATCCCTGGTGGTCATCGATCACTACTTCAAGGTTAAGAGCGTTGGCACTGTTGTTCTTGGCTTTGTTCTATCCGGAAAGATAAAAAAGCATCAGGATCTCTATCTGTCAGAGATAAACAGGCAAGTTCAGATAAGATCAATACAGGTCAACGATGTTGATTTCGAAGAAGCCGAGGCAGGCACCAGGGTAGGCCTTGCCCTGAAGAACGTCGAGGTCGAGGAACTGTCAAGGGGGATGTTCCTCTCAGATAAGCCCTTTGAATACACCAATCAGGTTGAAGACAATGTTGTATTTCACAAATCACTAAAGGGGAAGGATACACTCTCTGATCCTTACATATCAGATCTGATGAATTTTGTCAAATGCAATGCGGAAGGAGATTCTTACACCACAAGATTGAAGATACCGATCATAAAGGATTCGCTTATACTTGCCGATCAGAACGGCTTTCCGCGTGTCGTGGGATACAGCAAGATCAGAAGATAA
- a CDS encoding DUF1940 domain-containing protein, translating to MEIKRYCPVTDSELPVDHVYFKFRSEIEAAEAFLGLAISEGIKVTETREILDMVDTIYNSLADPESRLNDFQEKRLNFTDEDWYDLKEKANNGNKWSMYMFLARRSIDSAVYWLCKLKESNEFRDIVKDDVISKLMKAGFVILRESLGDVRL from the coding sequence ATGGAGATCAAGAGATATTGCCCTGTCACAGATTCTGAATTGCCTGTAGATCACGTTTACTTCAAATTCAGAAGCGAAATAGAGGCTGCTGAAGCATTCCTTGGTCTAGCCATATCTGAGGGGATCAAGGTAACGGAGACCAGAGAAATACTGGATATGGTGGATACCATATACAATTCGCTTGCAGATCCGGAATCAAGGCTCAATGACTTCCAGGAGAAGAGGCTGAATTTCACCGATGAGGACTGGTATGATCTCAAGGAAAAGGCAAACAATGGAAACAAGTGGTCAATGTACATGTTCCTAGCCAGAAGATCCATAGACAGTGCTGTATACTGGCTCTGCAAACTAAAAGAATCGAATGAATTCAGAGACATCGTAAAAGACGATGTCATATCAAAACTAATGAAGGCTGGCTTCGTCATTCTGAGAGAATCGCTTGGGGACGTAAGGCTTTGA
- a CDS encoding SDR family oxidoreductase, whose protein sequence is MKIIVFGGSGFLGSHLVNKLDADEIAYFSLDKGNSITRENAVWIKGDVTDYAKVAEAVKDADIAMFAVEDWNADEKRNREVLLGGIKNVVNAVKANNTDQKVVSFSIINQPSYPLEFFRTKRLVEDNTRVLKNGLVIRLSFLFGEGDHFTDRFRKLSDKVSHLSQEGNLAPVYVDDVVTVVNSILKREGVYDICSNDNLPLLKILNYIRKMNGKKEIGETKLEKSISSVIETGLFSEYEAHLLFQDYYRETNILDRYVKDPLSYLDFLRGISVAHTT, encoded by the coding sequence GTGAAGATAATAGTATTCGGTGGTTCTGGATTTCTTGGTAGTCATCTGGTTAATAAACTGGATGCTGATGAGATAGCATACTTCTCGCTTGATAAGGGCAATTCCATCACCAGGGAGAATGCGGTATGGATCAAGGGCGACGTCACGGATTATGCCAAGGTCGCCGAGGCTGTGAAAGATGCTGACATAGCAATGTTTGCCGTGGAAGACTGGAATGCAGATGAGAAGAGAAATCGCGAAGTCCTGCTTGGAGGAATTAAGAATGTCGTCAACGCTGTTAAGGCGAACAATACTGATCAGAAGGTTGTTTCATTTTCAATAATAAACCAGCCATCGTATCCTCTTGAATTCTTCAGAACGAAGAGGCTTGTCGAAGATAATACGCGCGTTTTGAAGAACGGTCTTGTGATAAGGCTGTCATTTCTCTTTGGCGAAGGGGATCATTTCACCGACAGATTCAGGAAATTATCGGATAAGGTCAGTCATCTTTCACAGGAAGGCAACTTAGCACCAGTGTATGTTGACGACGTGGTTACGGTTGTAAATTCCATCCTGAAGCGTGAAGGTGTTTACGATATATGCAGTAACGATAATCTGCCGCTATTGAAGATACTAAACTACATCAGAAAGATGAATGGAAAGAAGGAGATAGGAGAGACCAAGTTGGAAAAATCTATATCGTCTGTAATTGAAACAGGTCTGTTCTCAGAGTATGAAGCGCACCTGCTCTTTCAGGACTATTACAGGGAAACGAACATACTCGATAGGTACGTCAAGGATCCGTTGTCCTACCTTGATTTCCTGCGCGGGATATCAGTAGCACATACCACATGA
- a CDS encoding LSM domain-containing protein produces the protein MPKTPTNVKPMDVLKSALSRNVLIDVKGNREYSGILDGYDVYMNIVLLNASEIINGENKGVYDRVLVRGDNVIFVSPSKGDGS, from the coding sequence ATGCCTAAGACACCAACGAATGTTAAACCAATGGATGTATTGAAATCAGCGCTTTCCAGGAACGTATTAATAGATGTTAAAGGAAATAGAGAATACTCAGGGATACTTGATGGATACGATGTCTATATGAACATCGTTCTTCTCAATGCCAGTGAGATCATAAATGGCGAAAACAAGGGTGTGTACGATCGTGTTCTGGTCAGAGGCGACAACGTAATATTCGTCTCTCCTTCAAAAGGTGATGGTTCATGA